One Streptomyces sp. CNQ-509 DNA window includes the following coding sequences:
- a CDS encoding CbiQ family ECF transporter T component, producing the protein MTPEVPHRPGSPRTAEGRSAAVQAVRGGGVLRPPLADRANALHAGAWWLWALGLATAASRTTNPLLLALLVAVAGYVVAARRTDAPWARSYALFLKLGLLVIAVRLLFATFLGSPIPGTHTLFTLPEVPLPEWAQGVRLGGRVTAEQLTFAFYDGMKLATLLICVGAANALANPARLLKSLPAALYELGVAVVVAMTFAPHFVADVARLRRARRLRGRDDRGPRALVQVGLPVLEGALERSVALAAAMDARGYGRTARLPRAVRITTAALTLGGLLGICAGTYGLLAASGAGYGLPVLALGAAAAACGLWLGGRRAVRSRYRPDRFGPRAWLVAASGAAVGGLMIYANSYGPDALHPTAVPLTAPELPLWPAASCLLGLLPALVAPVPPRPREPRAPRTTEETAQ; encoded by the coding sequence ATGACGCCCGAGGTTCCCCACCGCCCCGGCTCCCCGCGCACCGCCGAGGGGCGGAGCGCGGCCGTGCAGGCCGTGCGCGGGGGCGGTGTCCTCCGGCCGCCCCTCGCCGACCGGGCCAACGCCCTGCACGCCGGGGCCTGGTGGCTCTGGGCGCTCGGCCTCGCCACCGCCGCCTCCCGCACCACCAACCCCCTCCTCCTCGCCCTCCTGGTCGCCGTCGCCGGCTACGTCGTCGCCGCCCGCCGCACCGACGCGCCGTGGGCCCGCTCGTACGCCCTCTTCCTCAAGCTCGGCCTCCTCGTCATCGCCGTCCGGCTCCTCTTCGCCACCTTCCTCGGCTCCCCCATCCCCGGCACCCACACGCTCTTCACCCTCCCCGAGGTCCCTCTCCCCGAGTGGGCGCAGGGGGTGCGCCTCGGCGGCCGGGTCACCGCCGAGCAACTGACGTTCGCCTTCTACGACGGCATGAAGCTGGCCACCCTTCTCATCTGCGTCGGCGCCGCCAACGCCCTCGCCAACCCCGCCCGTCTGCTGAAGTCCCTGCCCGCCGCGCTGTACGAACTCGGCGTCGCCGTCGTCGTCGCGATGACCTTCGCCCCGCACTTCGTCGCCGATGTCGCCCGGCTGCGCCGCGCCCGCCGGCTGCGCGGCCGCGACGACCGCGGCCCGCGGGCCCTCGTCCAGGTCGGACTCCCGGTGCTGGAGGGCGCGTTGGAGCGTTCGGTGGCGCTGGCCGCGGCGATGGACGCGCGCGGCTACGGCCGTACGGCCCGGCTCCCCCGCGCCGTCAGGATCACCACCGCCGCGCTCACCCTCGGCGGGCTCCTCGGCATCTGCGCCGGCACATACGGGCTGCTCGCCGCTTCCGGCGCCGGCTACGGCCTGCCGGTGCTGGCGCTCGGCGCCGCCGCCGCGGCCTGCGGGCTGTGGCTCGGCGGACGCCGCGCGGTGCGCAGCCGCTACCGCCCCGACCGCTTCGGCCCGCGCGCCTGGCTCGTCGCCGCCTCCGGCGCGGCCGTCGGCGGTCTGATGATCTACGCCAACTCCTACGGACCCGACGCCCTGCACCCCACCGCCGTACCCCTGACCGCGCCGGAACTGCCGCTGTGGCCGGCCGCGAGCTGCCTGCTCGGCCTGCTGCCGGCGCTCGTCGCCCCCGTACCGCCGCGGCCGCGCGAACCACGCGCCCCGAGAACCACCGAGGAGACCGCCCAGTGA
- a CDS encoding ABC transporter ATP-binding protein, which produces MIRFEDVSVVYDGAAKPAIRGVDLTVPEGELALLVGPSGVGKSTLLNAVCGLVPHFTGGTLRGRVTVDGRDTRTHPPRELADVVGTVGQDPLAHFVTDTVEDELAYGMESLGLPRDTMRRRVEETLDLLGLAELRDRPIASLSGGQQQRVAIGSVLTPHPRVLVLDEPTSALDPAAAEEVLAVLQRLVHDLGTTVLLAEHRLERVVQYADQVIVLPSPGAAPETGAPAEMMAVSPVRPPVVALGRLAGWSPLPLTVRDARRRAAPLRERLAGLAPGGGEGGPDGRAAGPVAVAERFTVRRGRAEVLRGVSLSVAAGETVAVMGRNGAGKSTLLAGFVGMHRPAAGSVRLGDLAPHRTRPAELLRYAGLVPQDPRDLLYADTVAAECAAADGDAGAAAGTCRALVSGLLPGVPDEAHPRDLSEGQRLALALAVILTARPRLLLLDEPTRGLDYAAKARLVGVLRGLAAAGHAIVLATHDVELAAELAHRVVILADGEVVADGPTAEVVVASPSFAPQVAKILSPAGSGTAGGTAAGRTWLTVAQVRHALEAAA; this is translated from the coding sequence GTGATCCGTTTCGAGGACGTGTCCGTCGTCTACGACGGCGCCGCGAAGCCCGCGATCCGGGGCGTGGACCTCACCGTCCCCGAGGGCGAACTCGCCCTGCTCGTCGGCCCCTCCGGAGTCGGCAAGTCGACGCTGCTGAACGCCGTCTGCGGGCTCGTGCCGCACTTCACCGGCGGCACCCTGCGCGGCCGCGTCACCGTCGACGGCCGCGACACCCGTACGCACCCGCCGCGCGAACTGGCCGACGTCGTCGGCACGGTGGGCCAGGACCCGCTGGCGCACTTCGTCACGGACACGGTCGAGGACGAACTCGCCTACGGCATGGAGTCCCTGGGCCTGCCGCGCGACACGATGCGGCGGCGGGTGGAGGAGACGCTCGACCTGCTGGGCCTCGCCGAGCTGCGCGACCGGCCGATCGCCTCGCTCTCCGGCGGCCAGCAGCAGCGTGTGGCGATCGGCTCGGTGCTGACGCCGCACCCGCGGGTGCTGGTCCTGGACGAGCCGACGTCGGCGCTGGATCCGGCGGCGGCGGAGGAGGTGCTGGCGGTGCTCCAGCGGCTGGTGCACGACCTGGGCACGACGGTGCTGCTGGCGGAGCACCGGCTGGAGCGGGTGGTGCAGTACGCGGACCAGGTCATCGTCCTGCCGTCCCCGGGCGCGGCACCGGAGACGGGCGCGCCGGCGGAGATGATGGCGGTCTCGCCGGTACGCCCCCCGGTGGTCGCGCTGGGCCGGCTGGCGGGCTGGTCGCCGCTGCCGCTGACGGTACGGGACGCGCGCAGGCGCGCGGCGCCGCTGCGGGAACGGCTGGCGGGGCTGGCTCCGGGCGGCGGCGAGGGCGGACCGGACGGGCGGGCCGCCGGGCCCGTCGCCGTCGCGGAGCGGTTCACCGTGCGCCGCGGGCGGGCGGAGGTGCTGCGCGGGGTGTCGCTCTCCGTCGCCGCGGGCGAGACCGTCGCGGTCATGGGGCGCAACGGCGCGGGGAAGTCCACGCTGCTGGCCGGTTTCGTCGGCATGCACCGGCCGGCCGCCGGTTCCGTACGGCTCGGGGACCTCGCCCCGCACCGCACCCGCCCGGCCGAACTCCTGCGGTACGCCGGGCTCGTACCGCAGGATCCGCGGGATCTGCTGTACGCGGACACCGTCGCCGCGGAGTGCGCAGCCGCCGACGGCGACGCGGGGGCCGCGGCCGGCACCTGCCGGGCCCTGGTCTCCGGGCTGCTGCCCGGCGTACCGGACGAGGCGCACCCCCGCGACCTGTCGGAGGGTCAGCGGCTCGCGCTCGCCCTGGCCGTGATCCTCACCGCCCGCCCCCGGCTGCTGCTGCTCGACGAGCCGACCCGCGGCCTCGACTACGCCGCGAAGGCGCGGCTCGTCGGCGTGCTGCGCGGGCTCGCCGCGGCGGGCCACGCGATCGTGCTGGCGACGCACGACGTGGAGCTCGCCGCGGAACTGGCGCACCGGGTGGTGATCCTGGCGGACGGCGAGGTGGTCGCGGACGGGCCGACGGCGGAGGTCGTCGTCGCCTCGCCGTCGTTCGCGCCGCAGGTGGCGAAGATCCTCAGCCCGGCAGGCAGCGGCACGGCGGGCGGCACGGCGGCGGGGAGAACGTGGCTGACGGTCGCCCAGGTCCGGCACGCCCTGGAGGCGGCGGCATGA
- a CDS encoding ECF transporter S component, which produces MTAEEPGAVPGTPGGDAYANPSDTPGTTGTPGPADRPPAAAPARTPRLRVVRLGPVSAAALLLVSVIGVAAFGWPLLAGPDSGLAHSGDAPWLFAALLPLLVAVVGATIADAGLDAKAVAMLGVLAAVGAALRPLGAGTAGIEPMFFLMVLSGRVLGPGFGFVLGAVTMFASALLTGGVGPWMPFQMLAMGWVAMGAGLLPGAERLRGRRELWLLASYGAIASVLYGTVMNLQGWPYLSGMSTGVSFVAGDPLPENLARFVAYCLATSLGWDLPRAVVTAVCTLTLGRAVLAALRRATRKAAFSTPVTFETRNP; this is translated from the coding sequence ATGACGGCGGAGGAGCCCGGAGCCGTACCCGGGACACCGGGCGGCGATGCGTACGCGAACCCCTCGGACACCCCGGGCACGACCGGCACGCCCGGCCCCGCCGACAGGCCCCCGGCCGCCGCCCCCGCCCGCACCCCCCGGCTCCGCGTGGTGCGTCTCGGCCCCGTCTCCGCCGCCGCCCTGCTGCTCGTCTCCGTCATCGGCGTCGCCGCCTTCGGCTGGCCGCTGCTCGCCGGGCCCGACTCCGGGCTCGCCCACTCCGGCGACGCCCCCTGGCTCTTCGCCGCCCTCCTGCCCCTCCTCGTCGCCGTGGTCGGCGCGACCATCGCCGACGCCGGGCTCGACGCCAAGGCCGTCGCGATGCTCGGCGTCCTCGCCGCCGTGGGCGCCGCGCTGCGGCCCCTCGGGGCGGGGACGGCGGGGATCGAACCGATGTTCTTCCTCATGGTGCTCTCCGGCCGGGTGCTGGGACCGGGCTTCGGGTTCGTGCTCGGGGCCGTGACGATGTTCGCGTCCGCCCTGCTCACGGGCGGGGTCGGGCCCTGGATGCCGTTCCAGATGCTGGCCATGGGCTGGGTCGCGATGGGCGCCGGGCTGCTGCCGGGGGCGGAGCGGCTGCGGGGGCGCCGGGAGTTGTGGCTGCTTGCCTCGTATGGAGCAATCGCTTCAGTTCTTTACGGCACGGTCATGAATCTCCAGGGGTGGCCGTATCTGAGCGGTATGTCCACGGGCGTGTCGTTCGTCGCGGGCGATCCGCTGCCGGAGAACCTGGCCCGTTTCGTCGCGTACTGCCTCGCCACGTCCCTGGGTTGGGATCTGCCGCGCGCGGTGGTGACGGCGGTGTGCACGCTGACCCTCGGCCGGGCCGTGCTCGCCGCGCTGCGCCGCGCCACCCGAAAGGCCGCATTCAGCACTCCGGTGACATTCGAGACGCGAAACCCCTGA